A DNA window from Myxocyprinus asiaticus isolate MX2 ecotype Aquarium Trade chromosome 15, UBuf_Myxa_2, whole genome shotgun sequence contains the following coding sequences:
- the LOC127453131 gene encoding B-cell receptor CD22: MDLDRVIVIYTVMSACLWRMTPALSLSVPEKVSALEGSCVVIPCSFSPVPVARRMEVRLTRSRFFNLKSTVFSNHPGDTIHPDFRARTSLAGNIGSGDCSINISPIRTQDQNIYELQLREQGQRSWAVGTKINVSITSTLEPPELSDPGPVKEGKQVALNCSVRLSCPSEHPRLLWTFERGEQKGSSVLRDAELQRDPGQLPVLRSTLTFTLSQHTNPRVRCEAVYPKNKKTVAVREILVHFPPKDVFIQVQTLSVTVGGNALLSCSCKADPPVSEYQWSYIQSGHTVILPKRTHTFRIYNVTRDTRAQCTVSNRLGQAKSPLTGLNVQYAPVILPNSSCDWDGVLLSCTCAVDSNPRPAVTWSVNGSHLPDGCNLSFSYSNNIMMETLTWVSDSPLPVKCYAINSLGNDSRILFEGQKGDLLWTLILAGSVLLLFLLLGLLIVLCCCWTNRQRRVMTYRTPAVNLSIYQERMPLYINCSEVTHIYTNGSYQLVYQNCTPLFVRSKQIHKRQRRGARRLRAQRETESERERPTPALTDPDTAIYVEVI; this comes from the exons ATGGATCTGGACAGAGTGATCGTGATCTATACTGTGATGTCTG CATGCCTGTGGAGGATGACACCGGCTCTGTCTCTCTCAGTCCCAGAGAAGGTGTCTGCTCTGGAGGGGTCTTGTGTCGTCATCCCCTGCTCCTTCAGCCCAGTTCCCGTCGCACGGAGGATGGAGGTTCGGCTCACGAGATCCAGATTCTTCAACCTGAAGAGCACAGTGTTCAGCAATCACCCTGGCGACACCATACATCCAGACTTTAGAGCACGCACTTCTCTCGCGGGGAACATTGGGTCAGGCGACTGCTCCATCAACATCAGCCCAATCAGAACACAAGACCAGAACATATATGAACTACAGCTGAGGGAGCAGGGTCAAAGGTCATGGGCTGTGGGGACCAAAATCAATGTCAGCATCACCA GTACACTGGAGCCACCCGAGCTCAGTGACCCGGGACCCGTGAAAGAGGGCAAGCAGGTGGCACTGAACTGTTCTGTCAGGCTCAGCTGTCCGTCGGAGCACCCCCGTCTGCTGTGGACGTTTGAGCGTGGGGAACAGAAGGGCAGCAGTGTGCTCAGAGACGCAGAGCTACAGCGAGACCCGGGGCAGTTACCGGTACTGCGGTCTACCCTGACCTTTACCCTCTCTCAACACACAAACCCACGAGTGAGATGTGAGGCGGTCTATCCGAAGAACAAGAAAACTGTGGCTGTCAGAGAGATCCTTGTTCATT TTCCCCCCAAAGACGTCTTCATTCAGGTCCAGACTCTGTCAGTCACAGTTGGAGGAAACGCTCTGCTGTCGTGTTCCTGTAAGGCCGACCCGCCGGTGTCAGAGTACCAGTGGTCTTACATTCAGTCTGGACACACTGTGATCCTCCCCAAACGCACTCACACCTTCCGCATCTACAACGTGACCCGAGACACACGCGCCCAGTGCACCGTTAGCAACAGACTGGGACAGGCAAAGTCACCGCTCACAGGCCTCAACGTACAGT ATGCACCTGTGATTCTGCCCAACTCCTCCTGTGATTGGGACGGCGTGCTGCTGTCGTGCACCTGTGCTGTGGACTCAAACCCTCGTCCAGCGGTCACCTGGAGTGTGAACGGCTCTCACCTGCCTGACGGATGTAATTTGTCTTTTTCATATTCCAACAACATAATGATGGAGACTCTTACATGGGTCTCTGATTCTCCGCTGCCGGTGAAATGTTACGCCATCAACTCGCTGGGCAACGACTCTCGCATCCTGTTTGAGGGGCAGAAAG GTGATCTGTTATGGACTCTGATACTGGCCGGATCTGTTCTGCTGTTGTTTCTCCTGTTGGGTCTGCTGATAGTTCTTTGCTGTTGCTGGACAAACAGACA GAGACGTGTCATGACCTACAGAACTCCTGCAGTGAATCTGAGCATCTATCAGGAGCGCATGCCGTTGTACATTAACTGCAGTGAGGTCACACACATCTACACCAATGGCAGTTACCAGCTCGTCTATCAGAACTGCACACCACTCTTCGTACGGAGCAAACAG ATTCACAAGAGACAAAGACGAGGAGCCAGACGACTTCGAgcgcagagagagacagagagcgagagagagagaccgacCCCTGCATTAACAGATCCTGACACGGCCATATATGTGGAGGTCATATAA